In Topomyia yanbarensis strain Yona2022 chromosome 2, ASM3024719v1, whole genome shotgun sequence, one DNA window encodes the following:
- the LOC131684157 gene encoding zinc finger protein 69 homolog, which yields MDNVYKELANLNYIVKIDNGEDGSEKYTLQRSLDGQLDQFELPTYQTHTPVIDRDDLPETLAVDYDDIIKELSVDTLPQDSSGLEISQSSEPTTLEELVTKLQYDNITPPMTPDYTMNDNPTRYPQTSTIRFPYYGNIPHPEYEQFPQPTTIGFPYYGNMPYPEHEQFPGYPPYPYTAQPLYSPIYVPYPTKLLPCYMPPDYHLPDSQHISVRTIPTPEPSPEIVSSPVKNTPTALSIIENQSQVDRDSHRTKDKQAITGSTIPKQKSAPAASSKHRHTSAICSMPTLKPSLKGKKTYVQYDGNFYCTLCDRNFGRQSSLTQHNINRHSGPRQYRCAQCGKRYQFPKELETHEQRHRALKKPFPCSKCPKQFYHRMDLERHHSKHHGQVPFRCSECGKGFARGDHLSAHLVSHKNKMIKYGKVLPLIDNIEA from the coding sequence ATGGATAATGTGTATAAAGAGCTCGCAAACTTGAACTATATTGTAAAAATCGATAATGGTGAGGATGGCTCGGAAAAGTACACACTACAACGGTCTCTAGATGGCCAGTTGGATCAATTCGAACTACCAACGTATCAAACGCATACTCCTGTGATTGATCGTGACGATCTACCAGAAACGCTTGCAGTGGATTATGACGACATAATAAAAGAACTTAGTGTAGACACCTTGCCGCAGGACAGTTCCGGACTGGAAATATCACAATCGTCAGAACCGACTACACTGGAAGAGCTGGTCACCAAATTGCAGTACGACAATATTACTCCACCAATGACACCGGATTACACCATGAATGACAATCCTACTCGCTACCCTCAAACAAGCACGATACGGTTCCCCTACTATGGTAACATACCTCATCCGGAATATGAACAGTTTCCTCAACCGACCACGATAGGGTTCCCGTACTATGGTAACATGCCCTACCCGGAACATGAACAGTTTCCAGGATATCCGCCATACCCATACACAGCACAACCCCTTTACTCGCCTATTTATGTACCGTATCCAACCAAACTGCTTCCTTGTTATATGCCACCTGACTATCATCTGCCGGATTCGCAACACATTTCAGTTCGGACCATTCCGACGCCGGAACCATCACCGGAAATAGTTTCCTCGCCAGTGAAAAATACGCCAACTGCTCTGTCTATAATTGAAAATCAGTCCCAGGTAGATAGGGACTCGCATCGAACAAAGGACAAGCAAGCTATTACAGGCAGTACTATACCCAAACAGAAATCCGCACCAGCTGCATCTTCGAAGCACCGTCACACGTCAGCTATCTGCTCTATGCCCACTTTAAAACCTAGTctgaaaggaaaaaaaacttaCGTTCAGTACGACGGAAACTTTTACTGTACACTGTGTGATCGTAACTTTGGTCGCCAAAGCAGCCTAACACAGCATAACATAAACAGACACTCCGGACCCAGACAGTACCGTTGCGCGCAGTGTGGCAAACGCTATCAGTTCCCGAAGGAGCTGGAGACACACGAGCAACGTCATCGTGCACTGAAGAAACCGTTCCCGTGCTCCAAGTGCCCGAAGCAATTTTACCATCGGATGGACCTCGAACGGCACCACAGCAAACACCATGGGCAGGTCCCGTTCAGATGTTCCGAATGCGGGAAAGGATTCGCACGGGGCGACCATCTGTCGGCACATTTGGTTAGTCACAAGAACAAAATGATAAAATATGGAAAAGTACTACCATTAATTGATAATATTGAAGCGTAA